Genomic DNA from Inediibacterium massiliense:
AAATCTACAAGTTTTAGGCATAAGAGATGAAATATATTTCTGATAAAGCTTCACCATTCCTATCAATATTTCCTTCAAATGATTTCACCTATTTCAATATCTTAGATTTTTTTAAAATATGAGCCACTGCTTTTTCTACTTCTTGATAAGTTGCATCATTTATATTGACTCTTGCAATAAAAATCAAATCATATCCTTTTTCTATTTGCTGATTATATATACGAAAGGCTTCCTTTATTAGCCTTCGAGCTCTATTTCGATCTACACTTTTTCCAACTTTTTTACTTGCAATAAAACCTATTCGATTATATACCTGATTATTTTTCATATAAAACAATACCAATTGTCTATTAGCCATTGAATTACCTTTTGCGTATATTTTCTTAAAATCAGCATTTTTTCTTAATTTTAATATATCTTTCATTCATTTTCCTTCCTTTTTCCTACAAAGTATCCCTTATCATAAAATCTTTTTTAAAAAGACTTTATTTATAAGTAGACTTTGTTACAATACATAATAAAAATCATGTATTATAGAAAAAGGCCACTTTATGCGGCCTCTTATGCAGTCAATTTCTTTCTGCCTCTTAATCTACGTCTTTTTAATACATTTCTTCCAGCTTTAGTACTCATTCTTTTTCTAAATCCATGTTCTTTTTTTCTTTGTCTTTTTTTAGGCTGATACGTCATTTTCATATACAAACACCTCCTTCAAAACTTGCATATATATTTCAATGAATATAATGTACTCTAAAATTGAGCATTTACTAAATTATTATAACTGCCCATTAAAAATATGTCAAGGAGGTTATCTTTCTCATTTTTTTGTGGATAATTTAAACACATAATATTTTTGTTGTGGATAATTTTTGTCATATGATTGAAATCAGTTTTTTATTTTGATATGATTAAGAAAGATTGTTTATATGTGAAGAAATTATTAACTTTATTCACTTTTATACACAACCTGTGGATAAAAGTGTGCATAACTTTTATTATTTCTATAGATTTTCTCTTTTTCTCCATATTTTTTGTGTGCATATTTTTTTTTCATTTCTTTTATTTTTGTGTATAACTTTATAAACTTTTATACTTCAAAACATTTATCCACATACTTATTCATTTCCTAGTTTATAAATTTTATACGATTCTTTTTTTATTTTTTTATGACTCATCCACATTTTCTGTGGATATTTTGTGGATATTTGTCTTTTTTATATTAAAAAATATTTTTTGATTTGTCAAAGCTCTCATGAAGGAGGTTATTTTTATGAACAATTACCTATCAGAAATATGGGAAGAAGCCTTACACCTCATAAAAACAGAATTAACAGAAGTAAGTTTTAATACATGGCTAAAACCCATAGAACCTTTAAATATAAATGGAAAAACAATTGTACTAGCTGTCGCAAATGATTTTTCAAAAGGGATTTTAGAAGCTAGGTATGCCACTTTAATTATCAATGCAATCAAACAAATCACAAACGAAGAATATTCTCTTGTATTTACAGTACCAGGAACTGAAGTATATCTAAAAGCTTCTCAATCTCAACCTACAAAACAAATCAATAAAGATAGCTTTGACACTTTAAATCTCAATCCAAAATATGTTTTTGATACTTTCGTAATAGGAAACAGCAACCGTTTTGCTCATGCAGCTTCTTTGGCAGTTGCCGAATCCCCTGCCAAAGCCTATAATCCATTGTTTATATATGGAGGAGTAGGTCTTGGAAAAACCCATTTAATGCATGCCATCGGTCATTTTATATTAGGCCAAAACCCTAATGCAAAGGTAGTATATGTATCTTCTGAAAAATTTACAAATGAACTTATTAATTCTATTAGAGATGATAAAAACGTAGAATTTAGAAATAAATATCGTAATGTAGATGTCCTCCTTGTAGATGATATTCAATTTATTGCTGGAAAAGAACGGACTCAAGAAGAATTTTTCCATACCTTTAATGCTTTACATGAAGCAAATAAACAAATTATTATTTCTAGTGATCGGCCACCAAAAGAAATCCCTACATTAGAAGACAGATTAAGATCTAGATTTGAATGGGGACTTATTACAGATATTCAACCTCCTGATTTAGAAACTAGAATTGCCATTTTAAGAAAAAAAGCAGAAATTGAAAATATAGACGTTCCAAATGAAGTCATGCATCATATTGCAAAAAAAATTCAATCCAATATTAGAGAATTAGAAGGCGCTTTAATTAGAATTGTAGCTTATTCTTCCCTTACCAATAAAGAAGTAACCATTGAGCTTGCTAGCGAAGCATTAAAAGATATTATTGCATCTAGCCAGCCTAAACAAATTACAGTGAATTTAATCAAAGAAACAGTATCTGAACATTTTGGAGTAAAATTAGAAGATTTTAACTCTAAAAGAAGAACAAGATCTATTTCATATCCAAGACAAATTGCTATGTATTTATGTAGGGAGCTTACAGATTTATCTTTACCTAAAATAGGGGATGAATTTGGAGGACGGGATCATACTACCGTAATTCATGCTCATGAAAAGATTTCAAATGACATTGAATCTAAACCTGAATTTAAAACAAAAATAGATACAATTATAAAAGACATAAAAGGAAAATAATACACAAGGATCTGTGTTTATTTTCTTGATAATGTGTTTATAACTTATGCTCTTATAAATTTGCTATGTATATGTGGATAACTAGGCCCCATCTATTCACATTTTATTATTGTCCACAAATAAGTACTGGACTTAGTTAAAAGACTTATCCACAAATTCACAGGCCCTACTACTATTACTACTAAAAATTTATATTTATTTATTATATATATTCAAAAGGAGGTTATCCACAGATGAAAATAATCTGCAATCAAAAAATATTATCTTCAAGTATAAATATTGTTCAAAAAGCTGTTTCATCAAAAACAACAATGCCTATATTAAAAGGAATTTTAATAGAAACATATAAAGATGGTTTAAAATTAGTAGGTACAGATTTAGAAATTGGGATTGAAAAATATATGCCAGCAGAAATTTTAGATCAAGGATCAATTGTATTGTCTGCAAGATTATTAGGAGATATTATTAGAAAGCTTCCTGATGAGGATGTTGAAATAGAAGTAGATCAAAATAATCATGTGATTATAAGATGTGCAAACTCCGAATTTACTTTATTAGCACAACCATCCTTAGAATTTCCAGATCTTCCTCAAGTGGAAGAAGATAAAGTTTACAAACTTCCTCAAGACCTTTTAAAAAATATGATTAAACAAACTGTATTTGCTACAGCCATAGATGAGACAAGACCTATTCTTACAGGAGTATTGATGGAAATTTACGATGAAAGAATCAATATGGTTGCTTTAGATGGATATAGACTTGCTTTAAGACAAGGAAATATAAAAAACATAGACAATAATAAAGCTGTTATTCCTGCAAAGACGTTAAATGAAATCAATAGAATTTTGATGGAAGAGGAAAGTACAGATATAGATATTTTCTTTACAGAAAATCATGTACTTTTTCATATGAATGAAATTAGAGTGACTTCAAGATTGTTAGATGGAGAATTTATAAACTATAAACAAATCATTCCAAATGAATACAAATCTAGAGCAAAAGTAAATACAAAGAGTTTGCTAGATAGTATAGAAAGAGCATCACTTCTTGCAAAAGAAGGGAAAAATAATTTAGTAAAATTGTCTGTAAAAGATGAATGTATGACTATTACTTCTAATGCAGAAATTGGAACAGTTTATGAATCTGTATCTATTCAGCTTGAAGGAGAAGATATAGATATTGGATTTAATTCAAAATATTTTTTAGATGCTTTGAAGATAATAGATAGTGAGGAAATTTATTTAGAGTTTACAACAAGTGTAAGTCCATGTATAGTAAAGCCAGCGGATCATGAAAACTATACATATTTAATTCTACCAGTAAGATTAGTAGGATAGATGTAAGGAGTTCTCTAAAAAATTAAGAGAACTCCTTACTTTCCTGCACGATATTAAAAGGAGTGATTTTTATGCAAGAGTTAAAAATTGACGGAGAATATATTCAGTTAGATAAAGCTTTAAAACTTGCAGATACAGTACAAACAGGAGGACATGCCAAATTTTTGATTCAAGAAGGTCTTGTAAAAGTCAATGGAGAAGTAGAATATAGAAGAGGAAAAAAATTAAGAAATGGAGATATAATATCTTTAGAAAATATAAAAATCCTTATTAGAAGTTAAAGAATCAAGGGGTGCATGTGGTGTATTTGAACAATTTAAAAATCATTCATTTTAGGAATTATCATCAACTTGAGATTGATTTTCATCCTAAAATAAATGTATTTGTAGGAGATAATGCGCAAGGAAAAACAAATATATTAGAAGCTATTTATGTAAGCAGTACGGGAAAATCTTTTAGAACCAATAAAGACAGAGAATTAATAAAATTTGATAAAGAAAAATCTTACATAAAAGTAGAAGGAAAGAAAAAATATACAGATATTACTGTGGAAGTAAAATTAGAAACAACTAAGAAAAAGCAAATGAAAGTAAATGGTATGATACTTAGTAGAAATACAGATATTTTAGATAATATTTATGCAGTTATTTTTTCTCCAGAAGATTTAAAATTAGTAAAAGAAGGTCCTTCTGAAAGAAGAAGATTTTTGGATATGGAAATTTCTCAAATAAAGCCTAGGTATTTTCATAATTTAAATCAATATAACAAAGTATTGATGCAAAGAAATAATCTTTTAAAAAAAATACATAACAGAAAATATATGGATATGCTTGAGATATGGAATGATCAGCTTGCAGAATTAGGAAGTTATTTAATACATGAAAGATCTAAGTTTATTCAAAGGATGATGCCTCTTAGTCGTTTGATTCATAGAAAAATTACTGAAAATAAAGAAAATCTTGAAATTAAATACATAGAAAGTATTCCTATGAAAAATACATTCAAAGAAACTATAGAAGATTTTAAAGAAAAATTAAAAAAATCATTAGAAGAAGATATACAAAAAGGAACCACTACTATGGGTCCCCATAGAGATGATCTAGGAGTTTTTATCAATGGAATGGATATCAGAAATTTTGGATCACAAGGACAGCAACGAACTTCAGCTTTATCTTTAAAACTTGCAGAAATTGAACTCATTAAGGGAGAAACTTCTGAATATCCTATTTTACTTTTAGATGATGTTATGTCAGAATTAGATATTAATCGACAAAAATTTTTAATACAAACTTTAAAAGATGTTCAAATATTTATTACTACAACAGAAATTAGTTATTTGAATGAATTAGATCAAAATAAAGGAATTATATTCTCTGTAAAAAATGCAAAAGTTCAACAGGAAAGAATATAAATTTTCTTGTATGATAAAATTTGCTTTTATATGTTCAGATAAAAGGTTATAATATAGTTTGGAGTAATTTTAAGGAGGCGTTCTCATGTTTCTTCATTTAGGGAAGGATATAGTAATCCCTATTCAAAATATCATATCCATTATTGATGCAGATTCCATTCAAAAGTCAAAATATAGTAAAGAATTTTTTAAAACTGCTGAAGAAGAAGGTTTTGTTATAAAAATATCTGATGAAAAAATAAAATCATATGTGATTACGGAAGAAGTACAAATAAAAAGAAAAGGAATGGAAAAAATAGTAAAAACGATTATATACTATTCACCTATCTCATCCATCACCCTTCAAAAAAGATCTAATTTTATAGATGAAATTCATAATTCAAAGGATAGCTGTGTAAATAGGTAAAAATCAAATTTTTAAAAGATGACGGAAAATAAGGGATAAAAAGTCCCTAGCTTTTTTGTGTGATATGAATTCACAAAGTAGGGGGTAGACAAATGACAGAACAAATCAAACAAGAATATGGTGCGGAGCAGATCCAAGTACTCGAAGGATTAGAACCTGTTCGAAAAAGACCAGGTATGTACATAGGGACTACAGGACCTAAAGGACTTCATCACCTTGTTTATGAAATTGTAGACAATAGTATAGATGAGGCTTTAGCTGGATATTGTAGTGTGATAGAAGTAGTGATAGGAAGAGAAAACTCTATAAGAGTCAAAGATAATGGAAGAGGAATGCCAGTAGATCTTCACCCTAAAATGGGAAAACCTGCTGTAGAAGTTATTCATACAGTACTTCATGCAGGAGGAAAATTTGGAGGTGGAGGATACAAAGTATCTGGTGGACTTCATGGTGTAGGAGCATCTGTTGTAAACGCCTTATCGGAATGGATGGAAGTAGAAGTAA
This window encodes:
- the rpmH gene encoding 50S ribosomal protein L34, whose amino-acid sequence is MKMTYQPKKRQRKKEHGFRKRMSTKAGRNVLKRRRLRGRKKLTA
- the recF gene encoding DNA replication/repair protein RecF (All proteins in this family for which functions are known are DNA-binding proteins that assist the filamentation of RecA onto DNA for the initiation of recombination or recombinational repair.); translated protein: MYLNNLKIIHFRNYHQLEIDFHPKINVFVGDNAQGKTNILEAIYVSSTGKSFRTNKDRELIKFDKEKSYIKVEGKKKYTDITVEVKLETTKKKQMKVNGMILSRNTDILDNIYAVIFSPEDLKLVKEGPSERRRFLDMEISQIKPRYFHNLNQYNKVLMQRNNLLKKIHNRKYMDMLEIWNDQLAELGSYLIHERSKFIQRMMPLSRLIHRKITENKENLEIKYIESIPMKNTFKETIEDFKEKLKKSLEEDIQKGTTTMGPHRDDLGVFINGMDIRNFGSQGQQRTSALSLKLAEIELIKGETSEYPILLLDDVMSELDINRQKFLIQTLKDVQIFITTTEISYLNELDQNKGIIFSVKNAKVQQERI
- the remB gene encoding extracellular matrix regulator RemB translates to MFLHLGKDIVIPIQNIISIIDADSIQKSKYSKEFFKTAEEEGFVIKISDEKIKSYVITEEVQIKRKGMEKIVKTIIYYSPISSITLQKRSNFIDEIHNSKDSCVNR
- the dnaA gene encoding chromosomal replication initiator protein DnaA, which produces MNNYLSEIWEEALHLIKTELTEVSFNTWLKPIEPLNINGKTIVLAVANDFSKGILEARYATLIINAIKQITNEEYSLVFTVPGTEVYLKASQSQPTKQINKDSFDTLNLNPKYVFDTFVIGNSNRFAHAASLAVAESPAKAYNPLFIYGGVGLGKTHLMHAIGHFILGQNPNAKVVYVSSEKFTNELINSIRDDKNVEFRNKYRNVDVLLVDDIQFIAGKERTQEEFFHTFNALHEANKQIIISSDRPPKEIPTLEDRLRSRFEWGLITDIQPPDLETRIAILRKKAEIENIDVPNEVMHHIAKKIQSNIRELEGALIRIVAYSSLTNKEVTIELASEALKDIIASSQPKQITVNLIKETVSEHFGVKLEDFNSKRRTRSISYPRQIAMYLCRELTDLSLPKIGDEFGGRDHTTVIHAHEKISNDIESKPEFKTKIDTIIKDIKGK
- the rnpA gene encoding ribonuclease P protein component codes for the protein MKDILKLRKNADFKKIYAKGNSMANRQLVLFYMKNNQVYNRIGFIASKKVGKSVDRNRARRLIKEAFRIYNQQIEKGYDLIFIARVNINDATYQEVEKAVAHILKKSKILK
- the dnaN gene encoding DNA polymerase III subunit beta, with product MKIICNQKILSSSINIVQKAVSSKTTMPILKGILIETYKDGLKLVGTDLEIGIEKYMPAEILDQGSIVLSARLLGDIIRKLPDEDVEIEVDQNNHVIIRCANSEFTLLAQPSLEFPDLPQVEEDKVYKLPQDLLKNMIKQTVFATAIDETRPILTGVLMEIYDERINMVALDGYRLALRQGNIKNIDNNKAVIPAKTLNEINRILMEEESTDIDIFFTENHVLFHMNEIRVTSRLLDGEFINYKQIIPNEYKSRAKVNTKSLLDSIERASLLAKEGKNNLVKLSVKDECMTITSNAEIGTVYESVSIQLEGEDIDIGFNSKYFLDALKIIDSEEIYLEFTTSVSPCIVKPADHENYTYLILPVRLVG
- a CDS encoding RNA-binding S4 domain-containing protein: MQELKIDGEYIQLDKALKLADTVQTGGHAKFLIQEGLVKVNGEVEYRRGKKLRNGDIISLENIKILIRS